DNA sequence from the Halichoerus grypus chromosome 8, mHalGry1.hap1.1, whole genome shotgun sequence genome:
CATCGCCTCTGCTCTGATGTCACAGTTCCTGAAAACAAGCCCTTTCTCCTTTTGCCTTTATTGCCTTAACTTCTTCCTCATCTGCCAAAAACTTCctctcatccttcaaaacccagctaATATATCCACTCTGAagttttctcccactctgtaagCAGTCACTCCCTTCTCTGCTCTAAAATGCatagtttaggggcacctgggtggctcagttggttaagcatctgtcttgggcttaggtcataatcACCTTGcccagcggggaatctgcttctccttctccctctgcctgccgttccccctgcttgtgctctctctctctctccgtcaaataaaaaaataaaatctttaaaaactaataaagtgCATAGTTTATGTTTCCGTTTTAGCATTTACAACTTTCTTTTATAATCTATGCACATATCTCTCCAACTCTACCGGAACTATTTATTTTATGGATCTTTGCATCTCCAGAGCTTGGCAAATGAATGtgtttaagaaatgtttgtgAATTAATGAATAGATCTCCTCACTTTATAGTTGTAGAAAACTGAAACCCAGAATAAGCTGAAGTTGCTTCTCCGAAATTATACAGTAAGTGgcagaaacaaaaccagaatccTGGTTAGTTCCCAATCCAATTCTCTTTCCACTACAGAGCACTGCAATTATTAATAGGATGGTAAAATCAATAATTTATTATTGATATCCCTGATCATTCTGATATTCCAGATTGAATAAATTGCAAATAGGTATTCAGTGTGTGTTTAAGCAAGGATCAGCTTATATGTACATATTCTTCTTTACAGTTATTTAACATAACTGATTTCTTTTGAAGCCTAGTTCATTGCAAACAAGTGAGTTTGACTCATCAGACGAAGAGCCTATTGAAGATGAACAGACTCCAATTCAGATATCATGGTATGTTAACACTTCTGATCAATGATGAGCTAAATTATTTGATGTGTACATCATAATCCATGTAGATAATGTAGTCcacatattgaaaatatttagtgATTCTCTTCTGCTGATTGTGTTATTCTAATCTTTAAGGGATCCTCTAACTCCATGATTTATTTACTATCTATGATAGAATAGGCTTTTCttttgggtgggggatgggcagaggagaAAGTCATTCTTTATGCATTCGGAAAACCATAGTAGAAACAAGTAACTAAGGAGCTGAGATAGGATCAGAAAATCTCCTATTTAGTACCAAGACCTACTTATTCTTTTATGACAAAAGAATAATATACCAAACATAGGATGAGATATTTAATTGTTTATCATTTAGTCAAATCCTAGAACTATTTGCCACAATAATGCATCTATTAGCAGACCCTGCTTAAGATAAAAGTCATGTTACCATAGATACAAGAGCAAAAACAAATGTTTCTATATAGAATCAACTTCCAAATCTTGGCAGTGACTTATTGTTACACTAGAATCTCTACAACAATCAGTGCTTTCTCTCATCCCTGTAAATGTAATAATCTCTCTATTTGAGAAAACACCATTTCCAAgtataggaagagaaaaagagtgtgTTATCCCTAAAGTTCCTTTTGTTCTGCCATCAAATAGCAATTATCTTTCATTACCCCTTATATCCCCTTTAAAACTCAAAAACTCATCTAATTTTCCAAGTCACATGATATTTATACAATGCCCTCTGTTTTCCTCTAAACTCATCTTCTGTCTTAAAGACCGGGTTAGCCTTTACCTGCTTTGTCCCTGAGTACTGCAAACTGGGAATATgatttcttgaaattattttattttaaccaaaatcCATTACAACAAAGAATGACCTGCAGTTTTTATCATATGAAATTGTATCTGTTTAAGGAAGTcctataaagaaatcttaaaatagtaATTCAATAGACTGAATGCTGGGGATGAAATCATCAGAAGGTCATTTTCTAGCTAACTCCCCAAGATTACTAATACAAAATACCTCAGATAACATACCACAGGGTAACTTAAGTATGCTTTATACTAGCCATAGGCAATCtaggcattattatttttaagttaagttTAAATTAACTCaccatttttaagaattaaattgtGACAGGGGTTCCtgggttaagcatcctactcttgatttcagctcaggtcatgatctcagggttgttaagatcaagccctgtgagCCCGAGCCCTGTGAGCCTGAGCCCtgtgagccctgcattgggctctgcactcaacaggaatctgcttgtccctctccctacccccctcttgcgtgtgctctctcttactctctctcaaataaataaataaatctttaaaaaaaagaaaaagaattaaattgtgACAAAGCAAATGATAAGTCCCTGTTTTAAAACTTCCAGTCTTTCTGGGCCTTTTTGTGAATAACATATTGATATTTGCATACgcatttttgttttgtgactatggtaaaactttaaaacacCCTTGTTCAGTGCCAAGCACACATTTCTTAAATTGAATTTccatttataactttataaaaactgAACTAAActtaaagttttattcttttcaggCTACCCCTGTCACCAGTGAATTGTTCTCAGTTTCTTGGTTTATGTGCTCTTCCAGGTAGGTAACACTGCAGGTGGCTTCCTATTGATATTCTTAAGATAATCTGTTTATCAGCTAATACATCACTGTACTGAGCAAGAAGAGAATTTCATAGATCATCAGCCTAGGGAGCTCACTTTTGGAAGCCCTCATGTGGGCTCTAGCTAAAAGAACAGAGATCACTCTTCAACCCTTCCAGACCCATTCACAGTTCTGCATTTCTGATTTACCTATCTTAATAAGACTTCAACACTGGGGTACAAGGTGAGGCTGAGGGCAACAGGCAGGTACTTGTTACAGAAAGGACAAAGAATAAAGACTCTTTGGATTAGGAGTTCCTTCAGCTGGGGTCTATGAGTCCCTGCAATTATATTCCCAAGAATATACGAAATTGAAATCCACACTCAAATTGAAattgaaacataaaaatgatCATATAAGTATGACCTTGTAAAGTAGCTTTGtatgtgtttaaatatatttgttatatgtgACCAAAAACTGACTTTTTCACTTGCCTTATTACTGCTTATAggttgtaaatttaaaaatgttagaagaaaTATCCAAAAAGATACAGGTAGGTATAACATGAAACaaccatattaataattttttcctaATAACACTGAAAATCTCTTTGTCAAAAAGAATGAACGTTAGTCTGTGCTCATATACCAAATAAATGTGTGTTACTTCATAGTTTCAAACTGTAGACTTATTCTAATACGCGAAGAGGTATTTGCAAAGGGCACAGAGAACTAACTCCTCATTTACTAAACATAGAATTGCTTTTCACTGATTGTTGTAGTTCCACATATTGCATTTGAGTTTAAATTGTATAAGTTGGAGGGAAGAAAGTATGTAAGTAGAAAACTGCCATTTCACTGCCCAGATCTTTGAACATACTGTCCTTTACAGACTTGATTATGATAGTAGAAATTAAGCCTGAGCTGAGAACCCAGAGGTAGTAGTGAAATTGTCCATGCTGGATAGAAAATTTAGAGAGCATCTAAGTGGGAAAGATGCAGTAGGGTCTGATCTTCACAGGCTCAAGGATGTTGCCTATACTGTAGCCTCGAGTCTAATAACCCCATAAATATCCTACTAACCCACCCCACTTTGGAATTTACATATTGCATGGTACTAAAAAACTTGGATTTTCAAAATTTATCCTGGTTGGCCTGGAATATCTCAAGGCTAGTAATCCTACTAATGTCCTTataatacaccaaaataaatataaataaatacacacacaccctcacatacacacacacacacacacacatatacacacacacatcttgagTCTGACCAGTATAAATTtttgaaatcttaaaattttttcctggTTGTTTTGGAATatcaatttattaatttgcttTCTCTAATTTATTCTTTACCTACCAAAAAAGACTTACAGAGGCTAATTAGTTGACTCTTGCATTATTTGTAAAGATTCTCTGATTTAGAGGTACATGCCATGCTAGGAAGTTTTCATCTGGAGAACATTTAGGTCATAAGCAAACTATAATGAAAATCACTGGTTCAAGAACCAATCTTACACATTTTGTAAAGCCCTATTCATTTAGTATCTTCTATAAAAGGGGTTTCTAGTATTTTACTAAACCTTTTGTTTTCAGTGAGATCTTAAATGGAATCCAATGTATAAAAGATGACAATCTGATGGGAGAGACCTAGAATCTCCCTGCATCAGCCCCTGTGGTTCCCTCCTCAGAGTCCTTTCTAggaaagtttgaaaaccactgtatAATAGAAATTATCCACTGTGtgcaagaggcagagagaaaattaCCTACTCTTAAAAGTGGTTAAGTATGTGGACTTCGGTTTTAATCCTTTTAgaagtacaaaaaaataatagtattatctaaagcagcactgtccaacagaaatatgaCGGGAGCCACAAATAGAAgctatgtatttaattttacattttctagctGCCatactaaaaaagtaaaaaaagatgaaattaactTGATATATCTTATTTAACCTAACATAGCCTAATTGGTATCATTTCAATGGTTTTAAGCATAAAACAAATCATTAATGAGATGCGGGTTTTTGTACTTAATCTTTGAGATCAgatatgtattttacacttacaatacatctcaatttggactagccacatttcaagtacaaATCTGGAGGTTCGTGATAAAAGGTGCTTAGTTAAATGTCCCTCAATttaggaggcagggagagagaggaggctgAGATCAGCCAGAATTACTCATTTTGAATGTAAGACTCTATAGTGAATATTGCCATAAGGATGTTCCAGTGTATAGAATGGCCAATAGTACTATTGCTTGGTTCATATTCATTATAGTGAAATTAGCTAAGTCACCTAATTCTAACACAGTTAACGTTTTATTTCCTAGAGACCTAGTCCATAAAATTAAATGCATGATGGCAAGACACAGTACAAATATAAAGGAGAACATGAGCACCATGGGCATGCAGGAGATTTTATATACAGGGCTTAGGgtaaaacaaaacagcagaggGAGGAAAGTAGCAAACACGGATTTtgtgagaagaaaatgagaaaaaaatatgctatCGTTTCTTCACAAgagtttattttgaaatattagatgttttaaaatttatttttaaagccttattgaaaaaagattttttttcaagaacagCAATATAGTTGACTCAtcttaaatttcagttaaaagcATTTTGAATTATTAAGTCATTAAtcataataatattataaatattatataattataatatggtAATATTATAATCATTCTATTATAATGCTATTATCATATTATAGTGCTATTatataattatgattattatattatagtataattttattattaaggtGATTAATTTTAATCACCTTTTGGTTCAGGTGTTTCTAATTCCTATTTTGTGCTTAGTGACTTGATTTTTACCCTACTTTGAAGAGAGATCAATATTGTTTTAGCTTATCAGTATTTCAAATTTATAGATTATTGTGTTATTTACTTAGTTTGGCTTAAGAAATTTAACACCACATCCTCTGTCTTGACTGaatttaaatttgtaatattttgtacaTGTGTATCTGTATCTTGGTTTATTGGCAGAAGAACTAAAGAGCTATGGTATACAAGACATATTTGTTTTCTGCACCAGAGGGGAACTGTCAAAATACAGAGTCCCAAACCTTTTGGACCTCTACCATCAGTATGcaatcatcactcatcatcatccAATCCCAGACGGAGGGACTCCTGACATAGCCAGCTGCTGCGAAATAATGGAGGAGCTTGCAATCTGCCTTAAAAATAACCGAAAAACCTTAATACAGTacgtttttcttttctccataaatGACATGAGAAATGCTCCAGTCAGaatgatttttctaattattGCATCTTTATTCACTTATTACCTACCTTCTAGTTTGGTGCAAGGATTAAAAGGAGATGAGGCATGAAAAGTACTAGCACAATGTCTGCTACAGGGCAAGCACTCAGATATCTGCCATTATTACTTTTGAAGAGTAAGGACAATAAATGAGTAGATTTGGAAATTTTTAGAACAGGTTTACAGGCTtgttattctttccttttgtcttaGAACTTTACTTATAATTTTGGGACCCTCTTCCTCCCAAAAAAGGTGGGGCATCATTCTTATGATACCCTTACTCATTGGTCAGCCTTTCAGTTGCTTAGTTGCTTCTAACAGCAAAAAAAAGtcagtttgaggggcgcctgggtggctcagttcgttaagcgtctgccttcagctcatgtcatgatcccggggccctgggatcgagccccaagtcaggctccctactcagcggggaatctacttctccctctccctctgatcttcccctccacttgtgc
Encoded proteins:
- the CDKN3 gene encoding cyclin-dependent kinase inhibitor 3 isoform X2, whose amino-acid sequence is MKPPSSLQTSEFDSSDEEPIEDEQTPIQISWLPLSPVNCSQFLGLCALPEELKSYGIQDIFVFCTRGELSKYRVPNLLDLYHQYAIITHHHPIPDGGTPDIASCCEIMEELAICLKNNRKTLIHCYGGLGRSCLVAACLLLYLSDTVSPQQAIDSLRDLRGSGAIQTIKQYNYLHEFRDKLAAHLSSRDSLSRSVSR
- the CDKN3 gene encoding cyclin-dependent kinase inhibitor 3 isoform X1; this encodes MKPPSSLQTSEFDSSDEEPIEDEQTPIQISWLPLSPVNCSQFLGLCALPGCKFKNVRRNIQKDTEELKSYGIQDIFVFCTRGELSKYRVPNLLDLYHQYAIITHHHPIPDGGTPDIASCCEIMEELAICLKNNRKTLIHCYGGLGRSCLVAACLLLYLSDTVSPQQAIDSLRDLRGSGAIQTIKQYNYLHEFRDKLAAHLSSRDSLSRSVSR